In Salmo salar chromosome ssa14, Ssal_v3.1, whole genome shotgun sequence, the sequence gtaaactcacctctgtatttaacacacaaacacggcaggtaaactcacctctgtatttaacacacaaacacggcaggtaaactcacctcagtatttaacacacaaacacggcaggtaaactcacctctgtatttaacacacaaacacggcaggtaaactcacctcagtatttaacacacaaacacggcaggtaaactcacctctgtatttaacacacaaacacggcaggtaaactcacctcagtatttaacacacaaacacggcaggtaaactcacctcagtatttaacacacaaacacggcaggtaaactcacctcagtatttaacacacaaacacggcaggtaaactcacctcagtatttaacacacaaacacggcaggtaaactcacctcagtatttaacacacaaacacggcaggtaaactcacctcagtatttaacacacaaacacggcaggtaaactcacctcagtatttaacacacaaacacggcaggtaaactcacctcagtatttaacacacaaacacggcaggtaaactcacctctgtatttaacacacaaacacggcaggtaaactcacctcagtatttaacacacaaacacggcaggtaaactcacctctgtatttaacacacaaacacggcaggtaaactcacctcagtatttaacacacaaacacggcaggtaaactcacctcagtatttaacacacaaacacggcaggtaaactcacctcagtatttaacacacaaacacggcaggtaaactcacctcagtatttaacacacaaacacggcaggtaaactcacctctgtatttaacacacaaacacggcaggtaaactcacctcagtatttaacacacaaacacggcaggtaaactcacctctgtatttaacacacaaacacggcaggtaaactcacctcagtatttaacacacaaacacggcAGGTAAACTCACCTCTGTATTTAACACAAACACGGCAGGTAAACTCACCTCAgtatttaacacacaaacacagcaggtAAACTCACCTCTGTATTTAACACACAAACTCATGCCGGGGTCTGTCCACTTACTTGACACTCACTGAAGCTGTGCGCATGCGTGTGTTTCTGCAGGTGCCGTCTATCTATTTTGTAGCTGTGTGGCACAAAACCGTTTGTGTGGTTGAGAGCGAGTCATTTTTAAGGGGAAGCGGAGTGCACTGCAGAGGCAGAAGCCACACAGGGGGCTGTTCTCACAGTAAAATCAGCTGTGTCATCGATGCTAAGCCTCACCAGCTGCCACTAGAGTACAAGTATAAGGAGTTTAGGGAACAGGGATTAAAACGTACTATACTGTACCAAGGTGGCAAGATGGTGCCTGTGTGGATGGAGCCAATTAACTTAATGATGTGGTCATTAGCAGCTTTTTAatacaaagtgacttacagtcagccAATTCTATTCAGTATGTGTGGCTGATTGCAGGAATCAAACCCATGTCCTTGGTGTTGTAAGCACCACGATCCAACCACCTGGCTCTGGCACTGGAAGCTCAATTAGATGTGCTCTTTTGACTGGACAGCTTTTGTTTTCAGACATCAGAGCTGCGGGTGTGTATAACCACGATCTGGTTCATTATTCATGGCTAAGCTCAGAGGATTGTAATTCGCTGCTCAATTCGCTGCTCGACAGTGATAAAGAAACTATAGGCAAAACACGTGTGGACAGGTATGATTGAGTGCCGGTCTCTTAGAAGCCCTTGTGAATTTTGTACTACAAGATTAGCCTGCATATCCACTTTGCCTTATCGCACATCAATCTAATTTCCATACCGTACATGTCACTGAAACCATGGTGTTAACCATATGAGAAACCAATCTAGGAACAGCTGATACTGGCCTTCTGTGCAACCAACTCTGTTTTATGCAAGTACggttccattccattccagctcAAAATATGAATTCAAAGTACTTGTAGAAAATGGTCTGATCTTCAATTCATGAAGTTAATCTTCGTTCAatctctgaatgcactgtaatcgAAACAGAAGTAACCCCCAACCCTGGCTTCCAACTCAGTTTCCAACTTCTGTCGTTTTATATGTATTTTTATCTTTTGATTCCGCAGAACATGAGCGATGCCATGGCAGTTCTGCCCAAGCTGTCCACGGGCCTTGATGTCAACGTGCGTTTCACGGGCGTGTCAGACTTTGAGTACACACCAGAGTGTATCGCCTTTGACCTGCTGGACATCCCACTCTACCATGGCTGGCTGGTGGACCCTCAGGTAAGCGACATTGTAGAACATGTGAAGGTAAAAGCCCTCCATTCACAATTAATGCCCCAAATCCCTTGTTTTGGGGATCAGATTCAAAATATTTTCTTTCTCCAGAGCCCTGAGATGGTGGCAGCGGTGGGAAAGCTAAGCTACAACCAGCTGGTAGAGAAGATCATCGACTACAAGCATTCGGCCAACAGCAGCCGTGTCAGTGAAGGTACAGGACTTTCCAAATCCTTACTTCGCATACATTTGAGTTGTAACTAACTCTTGTCCTGGTGAGCTACATGTGGTTCAGACTTACATTTAAGCCCAGCTCTAATAAACTGGTTTTATTTACGAGGGTCTTGATGGGAAGTTGATCATTTAATCCCAATTGCATTCTGTACTCttttccccccctctttctcacaAGCATACATGTTCACTTGGCCATTTCCTCTGTAATACAACCATTCCCCCTTCTCTATTATGCCTCTACTTCTCCATCTCCGTGCCATCAGGTTTGGTGGCAGAGCAGTTTCTGGAGTCCACAGCGACCCAGCTGTCGTATCATGGACTTTGTGAACTcaacactacagtcaaggagggcgAGCTGTCCGTGTTCTTCAGAAACAACCACTTTAGCACTATGATAAAGCACAAGGTGCGTGTGTTTGCGTTTACCAAGGGCTCAATCTATAGAGTGTAACATATAGAAccttgcagatagaaatgtaatatatagaacagactgtattCTACATGAGAGGCATGTAGCACGTTCTGTAACGTTCCCTCATTCTCTAAAATGCTGCTCACTCCCCCCAGTGAATTACTTTTGACCTTGTGACCCCACAGGGCCACCTGTACCTACTGGTGACAGACCAGGGCTTCCTGCAGGAGGGGGGGCTGGTGTGGGAGAGCCTACACAACGTGGAGGGCGACGGCAACTTCTGCGACTCAGACTTCCGCCTGTGCCACCCGCCCCAGAGGAGCGTCCCCGTGACACAGCCCGAAGACCTCACgccccagcagcagcagagacagatCGACCAGGTCAGTGACCCCCCCACTCCACCACACAGCTTCGCCGGTTTCAGTTTGAGGATACCTGTTATTTGAGAAGCACCCAGATGCAGTGGGCGGTATCTAATGCACTACTGAGACAATCTCCATATCTTAAGCTGCATCTAGATACTTATTAAGGTTTTTTTATGGGTAGAACTGCCACGCTGTCTGATCCTAACTTGAGATCTCTATGTACAGGAAATCATGCATTGATATTAAGGATTTCAGCCTCTCTGCACATTTCCATGACTACACATTCACTCACCCCGTGGTGTATGCTTGGTTGCCAGGACTACCTGGTGGCCATGTctctgcagcagcagcagggggCGGCCCCGGGGCCCCTCAGTGACCTGGACCTGGCCAGACAGCTGCAGGAGGAGGagtaccagcagcagc encodes:
- the LOC106569905 gene encoding ubiquitin carboxyl-terminal hydrolase MINDY-1, whose translation is MSPTWPTMSWLASPQPQGEPPQPQGEPPQPQGEPAAAPDLEPMMPAYYFVKWITWKEKKTPIITQSENGPCPLLAIMNTLFLRWKAKLPAQTEVITTEDLMAHLGECVLSIKPREKAEGMELNFQQNMSDAMAVLPKLSTGLDVNVRFTGVSDFEYTPECIAFDLLDIPLYHGWLVDPQSPEMVAAVGKLSYNQLVEKIIDYKHSANSSRVSEGLVAEQFLESTATQLSYHGLCELNTTVKEGELSVFFRNNHFSTMIKHKGHLYLLVTDQGFLQEGGLVWESLHNVEGDGNFCDSDFRLCHPPQRSVPVTQPEDLTPQQQQRQIDQDYLVAMSLQQQQGAAPGPLSDLDLARQLQEEEYQQQQQQQQQQGGPSQAPAQQVRGQAAAQPGGSRRREKKDDSDCAIL